A stretch of the Corynebacterium maris DSM 45190 genome encodes the following:
- a CDS encoding amino acid ABC transporter ATP-binding protein, with product MTDLMIDARQVWKSFGRLDVLKGIDLTVPKGSVTFLIGPSGSGKSTLLRCVNHLEKVTAGHLYVDGDLIGYREKDGVLHEISEKDAAAQRAGIGMVFQQFNLFPHRTALENIIEAPVQVKKQSVAAAKTRAMELLESVGLAHKADAYPVQLSGGQQQRVAIARAVAMDPKLMLFDEPTSALDPELVGEVLRVMKQLAADGMTMLVVTHEMGFAREVADQVVFMDGGVVVESGPPAEVLDNPQEARTQQFLSSLL from the coding sequence GTGACCGACCTCATGATCGACGCCCGGCAAGTGTGGAAATCCTTCGGCAGGCTCGACGTGCTCAAAGGCATCGACTTGACCGTGCCCAAGGGCTCCGTGACCTTCCTGATCGGCCCCTCCGGGTCCGGCAAGTCCACCCTGCTGCGGTGTGTCAACCACCTGGAAAAAGTCACCGCCGGGCACCTTTATGTCGACGGCGACCTCATCGGCTACCGGGAGAAGGACGGCGTGCTCCACGAAATCTCGGAGAAGGACGCCGCCGCCCAGCGCGCCGGGATCGGCATGGTGTTCCAGCAGTTCAACCTCTTTCCCCACCGCACCGCGCTCGAGAACATCATCGAAGCGCCCGTGCAGGTCAAGAAGCAGTCCGTGGCCGCGGCGAAGACGCGTGCGATGGAGCTGCTGGAGTCCGTGGGCCTGGCACACAAGGCCGACGCCTACCCGGTGCAGCTCTCCGGTGGCCAACAGCAGCGTGTGGCCATCGCCCGGGCGGTGGCCATGGATCCGAAACTGATGCTGTTTGACGAACCGACCTCCGCGCTGGACCCGGAGCTGGTGGGTGAGGTGCTGCGCGTGATGAAGCAGCTCGCCGCCGACGGCATGACCATGCTCGTGGTCACCCACGAGATGGGCTTCGCCCGCGAGGTCGCCGATCAGGTGGTCTTCATGGACGGCGGCGTGGTCGTCGAGTCCGGCCCCCCGGCCGAGGTCCTCGACAATCCGCAGGAAGCGCGCACGCAGCAGTTCCTCTCTTCACTGCTGTAG
- a CDS encoding nuclear transport factor 2 family protein, whose product MSPRPPFPPFTAETAAQKARGAEDAWNTRDPEKVSLAYTPDSVWRNRDRFLAGRDEIVEFLRDKWARELEYRLIKEVWAFEGNRIAARFVYEWHDDSGQWFRSHGNENWQFDDQGLMSHRHASINDVRIEEADRLFRWPMGPRPQDHPGLSELGL is encoded by the coding sequence ATGAGCCCCCGCCCGCCGTTTCCCCCATTCACCGCAGAGACCGCCGCCCAAAAAGCCCGCGGCGCGGAAGACGCCTGGAACACCCGCGACCCGGAGAAGGTTTCCCTGGCCTACACCCCGGACAGCGTGTGGCGCAATCGCGACCGTTTCCTCGCCGGCCGCGACGAGATCGTCGAGTTCCTCCGCGACAAATGGGCCAGGGAACTGGAGTACCGGCTGATCAAGGAAGTCTGGGCGTTCGAAGGAAACCGGATCGCCGCCCGCTTCGTCTATGAATGGCACGATGATTCCGGGCAGTGGTTCCGGTCCCACGGAAACGAAAACTGGCAGTTCGACGACCAGGGGCTGATGAGCCACCGGCACGCCTCGATCAACGACGTCAGGATCGAGGAGGCCGACCGCCTCTTCCGCTGGCCGATGGGCCCGCGACCGCAGGACCACCCAGGCTTGAGCGAACTCGGCTTGTAG
- a CDS encoding ATP-dependent DNA helicase RecG gives MLGFRDLRPLAEVLPAKEARAVKKAFGYTACWQLLEHYPRTYTRHGGAQDISYEHEGTTVTIIGTVVRARTITKTKTMHRVLINAGDHHVEAMFFNSRYATAMLRDGAKAVFSGKLSYFRQQPQLQHPDFYIIATAAGAKGDAKQATGSLRNLAAFGDLDELLGGRDYLPIYPAKKTITSWRIMGAIHLILKTLPCIDEPLDYHPSGLPGFDSALRGVHEPPATGPGPAIHRLKYNEALGLALVMALRRMDTEHRAAPALARTEQGLQAALLANLPFPLTDGQKNALRDISADLQRAHPMSRLLQGEVGSGKTIVALLAMLQAVDHRRQCALLAPTEVLATQHARSLTEILSAAGSSATVVTLTGSMGAKARQEALLAIVSGQADIIVGTHALIEDSVDFFDLGLVVVDEQHRFGVEQRDRLRSKGRDGATPHLLVMTATPIPRTIAMTVFGDLAVTTLKELPGGRRPIQSAVVPEHKPAWVDRGWERIREEAAAGHQAYIVCPRIDDDGGVLAVAAELAATEFPDLTVGVLHGRMHGDDKDAVMADFAAGGIDVLVATTVIEVGVDVPNATVMMIRESENFGVSQLHQLRGRVGRGGAQSLCLFHTNAEPGAPAYERVMAVAETLDGFALADLDLATRQEGDVLGTSQSGTHRTVKLLNLTQDFEIIHRANADAEELARRDRGLAERLVADIGEEDKEFLDKS, from the coding sequence ATGCTGGGATTTCGGGACCTGCGCCCGCTGGCGGAGGTGCTGCCCGCCAAGGAGGCCCGGGCGGTGAAGAAGGCCTTCGGCTACACCGCCTGCTGGCAGCTGCTCGAGCACTACCCGCGCACCTACACCCGCCACGGCGGCGCCCAGGACATCAGCTATGAGCACGAAGGCACGACCGTCACGATCATCGGCACCGTGGTGCGGGCGCGCACCATCACCAAGACCAAGACGATGCACCGGGTGCTGATCAACGCCGGCGACCACCACGTCGAGGCGATGTTCTTCAACTCCCGCTACGCCACCGCCATGTTGCGCGACGGCGCGAAGGCGGTGTTCTCCGGCAAGCTGTCCTACTTCCGCCAGCAACCGCAGCTGCAGCACCCGGACTTCTACATCATCGCCACCGCTGCCGGGGCGAAAGGCGACGCCAAGCAGGCCACCGGCTCGCTGCGCAACCTCGCCGCCTTCGGCGACCTCGACGAACTGCTCGGCGGCCGCGACTATCTGCCCATTTACCCGGCGAAGAAAACCATCACCTCCTGGCGGATCATGGGCGCGATCCACCTGATCCTCAAGACCCTGCCGTGCATCGACGAACCGCTGGACTACCACCCCTCCGGCTTGCCGGGTTTCGACTCCGCCCTGCGCGGCGTCCACGAACCACCCGCCACCGGCCCGGGACCCGCGATCCACCGGCTGAAATACAACGAGGCACTGGGACTGGCCCTGGTCATGGCGCTGCGGCGCATGGACACCGAACACCGCGCCGCCCCCGCCCTGGCACGCACAGAGCAAGGACTGCAGGCCGCGCTCCTGGCCAACCTGCCCTTCCCCCTGACTGACGGGCAGAAAAACGCCCTGCGCGACATTTCCGCCGACCTGCAGCGCGCCCACCCCATGAGCCGCCTGCTCCAAGGCGAGGTCGGCTCCGGAAAAACCATCGTCGCGCTCCTAGCGATGCTCCAAGCCGTCGACCACCGGCGCCAATGCGCGCTGCTGGCCCCCACGGAAGTGCTCGCCACCCAGCACGCCCGCTCCCTGACCGAGATCCTCTCCGCCGCCGGCTCCAGCGCCACCGTCGTCACCCTCACCGGTTCCATGGGCGCCAAAGCCCGCCAAGAAGCTCTGCTGGCGATCGTCTCCGGGCAGGCCGACATCATCGTCGGCACCCACGCCCTGATCGAGGACTCCGTCGACTTCTTCGACTTAGGCCTCGTCGTCGTCGACGAACAACACCGCTTCGGCGTGGAGCAACGCGACCGGCTGCGCTCCAAAGGCCGCGACGGCGCCACCCCGCATCTGCTGGTGATGACCGCCACCCCCATCCCGCGCACCATCGCCATGACCGTCTTCGGCGACCTGGCCGTGACCACCCTCAAAGAACTTCCCGGCGGACGTCGCCCCATCCAATCCGCCGTCGTACCCGAGCACAAACCCGCCTGGGTCGACCGCGGCTGGGAACGCATCCGCGAAGAAGCCGCCGCCGGGCACCAGGCCTACATCGTCTGCCCCCGCATCGACGACGACGGCGGCGTGCTCGCCGTCGCCGCGGAACTGGCCGCCACCGAATTTCCGGACCTGACCGTCGGCGTGCTGCACGGCCGCATGCACGGCGACGACAAAGACGCCGTCATGGCGGACTTCGCCGCCGGCGGCATCGACGTGCTCGTGGCCACCACCGTCATCGAAGTCGGCGTGGACGTGCCCAACGCCACCGTCATGATGATCCGCGAGTCCGAGAACTTCGGCGTCTCCCAGCTCCACCAGCTCCGCGGCCGCGTCGGCCGCGGCGGCGCGCAATCGCTGTGCCTGTTCCACACCAACGCCGAACCCGGCGCGCCGGCCTACGAGCGCGTCATGGCCGTCGCCGAGACCCTCGACGGCTTCGCGCTGGCGGATCTGGACCTCGCCACCAGGCAGGAAGGCGACGTGCTGGGCACCAGCCAGTCTGGAACTCACCGCACGGTCAAGCTTTTAAACTTGACGCAGGACTTCGAGATCATCCACCGCGCCAACGCGGACGCCGAAGAGCTGGCGCGCCGGGACCGGGGGTTGGCGGAGCGTCTGGTCGCCGACATCGGCGAGGAGGACAAGGAGTTTCTGGACAAGAGCTAA
- a CDS encoding ABC transporter substrate-binding protein, translating to MTRRTARAAAVVAAVGATTLLAGCVTNAEGGNPDGWTPIVPDEVPDIAAMVPDAVAADGVLSVGTNPPFAPFEFKDSEGNIIGVEMDLAAAMAGVMGLDFQPVEQDFAMILPALQSGTVDMGVSGFTDTEERRESFDFVNYLYAGIQWAQQTGDDVDPSDPCGLTVSVQRTTVSETDDVRPKAEACEESGQEAITVLSYDTSDNAALAALIGRADAFSADSPVTSWAVNRSDGELELIGDIFDAAPYGFAVNKGSELGPAAAAALQHLIETGEYAEILAQWSIEDGLVETALINEQPVEGVSQ from the coding sequence ATGACCCGAAGAACAGCACGCGCCGCGGCCGTTGTGGCCGCCGTCGGCGCAACGACTTTGCTGGCCGGGTGCGTCACCAACGCCGAAGGCGGAAACCCGGACGGGTGGACGCCGATCGTTCCCGACGAAGTCCCTGACATTGCGGCCATGGTGCCCGATGCCGTGGCGGCGGACGGGGTGCTCAGCGTGGGCACCAACCCTCCGTTCGCCCCGTTCGAATTCAAGGACTCCGAGGGCAACATCATCGGCGTGGAGATGGACCTGGCGGCCGCGATGGCTGGTGTGATGGGGCTGGATTTCCAGCCCGTCGAACAAGACTTCGCCATGATCTTGCCCGCATTGCAGTCCGGCACCGTGGACATGGGCGTCTCCGGTTTCACCGACACCGAAGAACGCCGCGAGAGCTTCGACTTCGTCAACTACCTCTACGCCGGCATCCAGTGGGCGCAGCAGACCGGTGACGACGTCGACCCCTCCGACCCGTGCGGATTGACGGTGTCGGTGCAGCGCACCACCGTCTCCGAGACCGATGACGTCCGGCCCAAGGCTGAGGCTTGCGAGGAGTCCGGGCAGGAGGCGATCACGGTCCTGTCTTATGACACCTCCGACAATGCGGCTTTGGCGGCGCTCATCGGCCGCGCGGACGCTTTTTCGGCGGACTCGCCGGTCACCTCCTGGGCGGTCAACCGTTCCGACGGCGAACTGGAGCTCATCGGCGATATCTTTGACGCCGCCCCGTACGGCTTCGCCGTCAACAAGGGCTCCGAGCTCGGCCCGGCGGCCGCGGCGGCCCTGCAGCATCTGATCGAGACCGGCGAGTACGCCGAGATCCTCGCCCAGTGGAGCATCGAGGACGGCTTAGTCGAGACCGCCCTGATCAACGAACAGCCCGTGGAAGGGGTTTCGCAGTGA
- a CDS encoding YihY/virulence factor BrkB family protein gives MAEQRDDLEADARETQYLVRAGGNRVLPVPDRAHRLNPLRAGNRLSWASWRLVARRVGADFFLNAVMDRGAVLTFFTVLTFAPTVLAAYSIATLVLARNEAQVTSLTTELIDGYVPVDLADDVREAVAMIVGAGADGTVALVVSVVFALLASSAYVRAFARAANVGYGRVEGRNVVRTWATMWAMTVVLVVGGVLLIGALLLRASIVERFVEPVADPLGLTGVVDFLLGIFLPVWQWLRFPVVIVLAIVLIAILYYFAPNVKPVKFRWLTLGSVSALLVSGAVWASFSWYLSNFAGYSAYGAIGTILALLAALWVNNIVLVVGVKIDAEVLRAKELQVGLDSERDIQAPPRSSSGAEHYARIEQELEAAGRRIKETARRRPRGEEEPGGRDDAGAP, from the coding sequence ATGGCGGAACAGCGCGATGACCTCGAGGCGGACGCACGCGAGACGCAGTACCTGGTGCGGGCGGGCGGCAACCGTGTCCTCCCGGTCCCCGACAGGGCACACCGACTCAATCCCCTGCGGGCCGGCAACCGGCTGTCTTGGGCCAGCTGGAGATTGGTCGCCCGGCGCGTCGGCGCCGACTTCTTCCTCAACGCCGTGATGGACCGCGGCGCGGTGTTGACCTTCTTCACCGTGCTGACCTTCGCGCCGACGGTGCTGGCGGCGTATTCGATCGCCACGTTGGTGCTCGCCCGCAACGAAGCCCAGGTGACGTCGCTGACCACTGAGCTTATCGACGGCTACGTTCCCGTCGACCTCGCCGACGACGTCCGTGAGGCGGTGGCGATGATCGTCGGCGCCGGTGCGGACGGCACCGTCGCCCTGGTGGTCAGCGTCGTGTTCGCCCTGCTGGCGTCCTCCGCTTACGTGCGCGCCTTCGCCCGCGCCGCGAACGTCGGCTACGGGCGCGTCGAAGGGCGCAACGTGGTGCGCACGTGGGCGACGATGTGGGCGATGACCGTCGTGCTGGTCGTCGGCGGAGTCTTGTTGATCGGGGCGCTGCTGCTGCGTGCCTCCATCGTGGAGAGGTTCGTGGAGCCCGTCGCCGATCCGCTGGGGCTGACCGGGGTAGTCGACTTCCTCCTCGGCATCTTCCTGCCGGTGTGGCAGTGGCTGCGGTTTCCGGTCGTGATTGTCCTGGCGATCGTCCTCATCGCGATCTTGTATTATTTCGCCCCGAACGTGAAACCGGTGAAGTTCCGCTGGCTGACGCTCGGTTCCGTCTCAGCCCTGCTGGTCAGCGGGGCGGTGTGGGCGTCGTTTAGCTGGTACCTGAGCAATTTCGCCGGATACAGCGCCTACGGCGCGATCGGAACGATTTTGGCGCTGCTGGCCGCGCTGTGGGTGAACAACATCGTGCTGGTCGTCGGCGTCAAAATCGACGCGGAGGTGCTGCGTGCGAAAGAGCTGCAGGTCGGGCTGGACTCCGAACGCGACATCCAGGCCCCGCCGCGCTCAAGTTCCGGGGCCGAGCACTACGCGAGAATCGAGCAGGAACTGGAAGCCGCCGGGCGCAGGATCAAGGAGACGGCCCGGCGCCGTCCGCGCGGGGAGGAAGAGCCGGGCGGGAGAGACGACGCCGGTGCACCTTGA
- a CDS encoding GDSL-type esterase/lipase family protein: MLAHNTRTRKLVAAVVAAVAVVAAGLSAPTPAQAQSGNVVTFGDSYTSSPDEWLNGMLASPLPTPPPPADYPMTAGCLQSPYNWPRQLADKTGLEVDDWSCTAQNTAGMLGRIDHAIEEGVITPSTRAVIFSVGGNDFTPAMQNQGPLVSSTGTLQAQHAQQMRQAADKVRSVAPGAQLVVSGYPQVTNGYAMCFVHLIPNLPLGVPLPGAYAEQMIRDMQRQGAAAAGMDFVDNYALTAGHDTCSRDDDQRYVSGIVDFTSPAYEMAVHPTNLGHAAIAAHNARALGFTDVTDEAPEWAQSASMSSALSSTASSGSSAPMSSGSS; the protein is encoded by the coding sequence ATGCTCGCCCATAACACCAGGACACGAAAGCTCGTCGCCGCCGTCGTGGCCGCCGTCGCCGTAGTGGCGGCGGGGCTGTCTGCGCCGACTCCAGCACAGGCGCAAAGCGGAAACGTCGTCACGTTCGGCGACTCTTACACCTCGAGCCCGGACGAATGGCTCAACGGCATGCTGGCCAGCCCCCTGCCGACGCCACCGCCGCCGGCGGACTACCCGATGACCGCCGGCTGTCTGCAGTCGCCGTATAACTGGCCCCGGCAGCTGGCGGACAAGACCGGCCTGGAGGTCGACGACTGGTCGTGTACCGCACAGAACACCGCCGGCATGCTCGGCCGGATCGATCATGCGATCGAGGAAGGCGTGATCACCCCGTCGACCCGCGCGGTGATCTTCTCGGTGGGCGGCAACGACTTCACCCCCGCGATGCAAAACCAGGGGCCGCTGGTCTCCAGCACGGGCACCCTGCAGGCACAACACGCGCAACAGATGCGGCAGGCCGCGGACAAGGTGCGCTCCGTCGCCCCGGGCGCCCAGCTGGTCGTCTCCGGCTACCCGCAGGTCACCAACGGATACGCCATGTGTTTCGTCCACCTGATCCCGAATCTGCCGCTGGGCGTCCCGCTGCCCGGGGCGTACGCGGAACAGATGATCCGCGACATGCAGCGCCAAGGCGCCGCGGCCGCGGGGATGGACTTCGTGGACAACTACGCGCTGACCGCCGGGCACGACACCTGCAGCCGAGACGACGACCAGCGCTACGTGTCCGGGATCGTCGACTTCACCAGCCCGGCCTATGAAATGGCCGTCCACCCGACCAACCTGGGACATGCCGCGATCGCCGCGCACAACGCCCGCGCCTTAGGCTTCACGGACGTCACCGACGAGGCCCCCGAGTGGGCGCAGTCCGCGAGCATGTCGTCGGCGTTGTCGTCCACGGCGTCGTCCGGCTCTTCGGCGCCGATGTCCTCCGGATCGTCTTAA
- a CDS encoding amino acid ABC transporter permease, with translation MSTPTKPDVIQAKPLRRPGRWILAAILLVLAGIFIVDALGREAYGWDTYRQYLFDTRIATAALHTLAITVLAMIIGVVGGALLAVMRMSPNPVLQGVAWVFLWIFRGTPVYIQLVFWGLLGAIYQSINLGFTEVSLEAVLSNAFILAVLGLGLNEAAYMAEIVRSGISSVPEGQLEASKALGMGWAMTMRRTVLPQAMRIIIPPTGNELISMLKTTSLVIAVPYTLELYGRSMDIAAALFEPVPMLLVAATWYLVITSLLMIGQHYLEKYFEKGATRELTGRQLAALADAEGTIPGNVTVIPDPPKENRQ, from the coding sequence GTGAGCACACCAACTAAACCCGACGTGATCCAGGCCAAGCCGCTGCGCCGCCCGGGCCGGTGGATCCTGGCGGCGATCCTGCTCGTCCTGGCCGGAATTTTCATCGTCGACGCCTTGGGCCGCGAGGCCTACGGCTGGGACACCTACCGTCAGTACCTGTTCGACACCCGCATCGCCACCGCTGCTTTGCACACCCTCGCCATCACGGTCCTGGCGATGATCATCGGCGTGGTCGGCGGCGCACTGCTGGCCGTCATGCGCATGTCCCCCAACCCGGTCCTGCAGGGCGTGGCCTGGGTGTTCCTGTGGATTTTCCGCGGCACCCCGGTCTACATCCAGCTGGTGTTCTGGGGTCTGCTCGGGGCGATCTACCAGAGCATCAACCTCGGGTTCACCGAAGTCTCGCTGGAGGCCGTCCTGTCCAACGCCTTTATCCTGGCGGTGTTGGGGCTGGGGCTCAACGAGGCCGCCTACATGGCCGAGATCGTCCGCTCCGGCATCTCCTCGGTGCCCGAAGGCCAGCTCGAGGCCTCCAAGGCGTTGGGTATGGGCTGGGCCATGACCATGCGCCGCACCGTGCTGCCGCAGGCGATGCGCATCATCATCCCGCCCACCGGCAACGAGCTGATCTCCATGCTCAAGACCACGTCCCTGGTCATCGCGGTGCCCTACACCCTGGAGCTCTACGGCCGGTCCATGGACATCGCGGCCGCGCTGTTTGAGCCGGTGCCCATGCTGCTGGTCGCCGCCACCTGGTACCTGGTGATCACCTCCCTGCTGATGATCGGCCAGCACTACCTGGAGAAGTACTTCGAAAAAGGCGCGACCCGCGAGCTGACCGGCCGTCAGCTCGCCGCGCTCGCCGACGCCGAGGGAACCATCCCCGGCAACGTCACCGTCATCCCCGACCCGCCCAAGGAGAACCGCCAGTGA
- the coaD gene encoding pantetheine-phosphate adenylyltransferase, producing the protein MTKAVCPGSFDPVTNGHLDIFTRAAAQFDEVTVLVTGNPTKNTGLFTVAERMELIREVTDHLPNVTVDNWAGLLVDYTTAHGATALVKGLRSSLDYDYELPMAQMNRRLSGVETCFLITDEKYGYVSSSLCKEVVKYGGSVTGLVPDAVVAAMEKKMRGEARG; encoded by the coding sequence TTGACTAAAGCAGTCTGCCCCGGGTCGTTTGACCCCGTCACCAACGGACACCTGGACATCTTCACCCGAGCGGCCGCCCAATTCGACGAGGTCACCGTCTTAGTCACCGGCAACCCGACGAAGAACACCGGACTGTTCACCGTCGCCGAGCGCATGGAGCTGATCCGGGAGGTCACCGACCACCTGCCGAATGTGACGGTGGACAACTGGGCCGGCCTGCTCGTCGACTACACCACCGCGCATGGGGCGACCGCCCTGGTCAAGGGGCTGCGCAGCTCGCTCGACTACGACTACGAGCTGCCCATGGCCCAGATGAACCGCCGCCTCAGCGGGGTGGAGACGTGCTTCCTGATCACCGACGAGAAGTACGGCTACGTGTCCTCCTCGCTGTGCAAAGAGGTGGTCAAGTACGGCGGCTCCGTCACCGGCCTGGTGCCGGACGCCGTGGTCGCCGCGATGGAAAAGAAGATGCGCGGCGAGGCCCGGGGCTGA
- a CDS encoding acetyl-CoA carboxylase biotin carboxyl carrier protein subunit, translating into MNICAPFAGIVRYHVAPGQTVTTGEVLATVEAVKLEAPVSAPGPGVVTVLSCEDFADVVGGDVLLEVSA; encoded by the coding sequence ATGAACATCTGTGCTCCGTTCGCCGGCATCGTCCGCTATCACGTCGCCCCCGGGCAGACCGTGACCACCGGCGAGGTGCTGGCCACCGTCGAGGCCGTCAAGCTGGAGGCGCCGGTGTCGGCGCCCGGACCCGGCGTGGTCACCGTGCTGTCGTGTGAGGACTTCGCCGACGTCGTGGGCGGGGACGTGCTGCTGGAGGTGAGCGCATGA
- a CDS encoding GDSL-type esterase/lipase family protein gives MTARHRWARLPAVTFAAIVVMLTAALAAPVQAKAQTPAPPGNIVTFGDSYTASPDQWLNGIAASSVPSSSASEEYPQTGGCLQSPYNWPRQLAAQTGLEVADWSCTADTTAGMLDRIDRAIGAGDISPDTQAVIFAIGGNDFGPAGVLEGAPLSSVPGMVDRYAQNMQEAADKVRAVAPEAHLVISGYPQVTNGTGLCFIQVLPEQPLGVPFPGELVERSLRDMQRHAADATGMSFVDNYELTEGHDTCSPDDALRYVSGILDVTSPAYEMIMHPTGLGHSAIAANNAAALGLPSEEPEALDDLTSADLSSALSSLSSGSSESPTPIG, from the coding sequence ATGACCGCCCGACACCGATGGGCCCGTCTGCCCGCCGTCACTTTCGCCGCGATTGTCGTGATGCTGACCGCGGCGCTCGCTGCACCGGTGCAGGCAAAGGCACAGACACCGGCCCCGCCCGGAAATATCGTCACCTTCGGCGACTCCTACACGGCGAGTCCCGATCAATGGCTCAACGGCATCGCCGCCAGCTCCGTGCCGTCTTCGTCGGCGTCGGAGGAATATCCGCAGACCGGCGGCTGCCTGCAATCGCCCTATAACTGGCCGCGCCAGCTGGCGGCACAGACCGGGCTAGAGGTCGCCGACTGGTCCTGCACCGCAGACACCACCGCAGGGATGCTGGACCGGATCGACCGCGCCATCGGCGCCGGCGACATCAGCCCAGATACGCAGGCGGTCATCTTCGCGATCGGCGGCAACGACTTCGGGCCTGCCGGGGTCCTGGAAGGCGCCCCCTTATCCAGTGTCCCGGGGATGGTGGACCGCTACGCGCAGAACATGCAGGAAGCCGCCGACAAGGTTCGGGCCGTCGCCCCCGAAGCTCACTTGGTCATCTCCGGCTACCCGCAGGTCACCAACGGCACTGGCCTGTGCTTCATTCAGGTTCTGCCGGAGCAGCCGCTGGGAGTTCCCTTCCCCGGCGAACTCGTCGAACGCTCTCTCCGGGACATGCAACGCCACGCTGCTGATGCGACCGGGATGAGTTTCGTCGACAACTATGAGCTCACGGAAGGCCATGACACCTGCAGCCCCGATGACGCCCTGCGGTACGTGTCTGGGATCCTGGACGTCACCAGCCCGGCCTACGAAATGATCATGCACCCGACGGGCCTGGGGCACAGCGCGATCGCCGCTAATAACGCCGCCGCTCTCGGGCTTCCCTCTGAGGAACCGGAAGCCCTGGACGACCTCACGTCAGCAGACTTGTCGTCCGCGTTGTCCTCCCTGTCCTCTGGCTCGTCCGAGTCCCCGACGCCCATCGGATGA
- the rsmD gene encoding 16S rRNA (guanine(966)-N(2))-methyltransferase RsmD — protein MTRIISGSARGRTLRVPPAGTRPTSDRAREGLFSSLEARFGFHDAVVLDLFAGSGALGLEAASRGAAEVHLVEDNPAAVTVIEHNVAVVRHPRVRVHRMKAEAFLAGAPDAHFDLVLADPPYDVDDAAVAELLAALAPKLADGAAVVVERHVDSPETAWPQAYAPTGQKLKKRTYGSARMDMAVFNREVFLD, from the coding sequence ATGACCCGCATCATCTCCGGGTCTGCCCGCGGACGGACCCTGCGCGTGCCGCCGGCCGGCACCCGCCCGACCAGCGACCGCGCCCGCGAGGGCCTGTTTTCCTCCCTGGAGGCGCGTTTCGGCTTCCACGACGCCGTGGTCCTCGACCTTTTCGCCGGTTCGGGTGCGCTGGGGCTGGAAGCCGCCAGCCGCGGCGCCGCCGAAGTCCATCTCGTGGAGGACAACCCCGCGGCGGTGACCGTCATCGAACACAATGTCGCCGTGGTACGCCATCCGCGGGTGCGCGTGCACCGTATGAAGGCCGAGGCGTTTCTGGCGGGGGCGCCGGACGCACACTTCGACCTGGTGTTGGCGGACCCGCCCTATGACGTGGACGACGCCGCGGTCGCCGAACTGCTGGCCGCGCTCGCCCCCAAGCTCGCAGACGGGGCCGCCGTGGTCGTGGAGCGTCACGTAGACTCGCCAGAAACCGCCTGGCCACAGGCCTATGCGCCGACCGGTCAGAAACTCAAGAAGCGCACGTACGGCAGTGCCCGCATGGACATGGCCGTGTTCAACCGAGAGGTATTCCTTGACTAA
- a CDS encoding sulfite exporter TauE/SafE family protein, whose protein sequence is MMLLLTVFLVLAVGSYLQRVSGMGVGLVAGPVLAVLLGPVEGILVVNVLAFINAALTTLTVRKNVDWKKFAVIAGALIVGIVPGAWLVTYTSPAWLQILVGVLLLVALSVTTFGQRHVPQVDGRAPAAVAGAVGGFMNTLAGIAGPAITVYAQAARWEQRTYAATLQPIFMVAGALSFLAKIAMGAGDLAGTDWLIWPIGVVAMLVGLGLGTATAEKIARATARRIALSLAVLGGITAIVRGVMALSGA, encoded by the coding sequence CTGATGCTGCTGCTCACCGTCTTCCTGGTGCTGGCCGTCGGCTCCTACCTGCAGCGGGTCTCCGGCATGGGCGTCGGGTTGGTCGCCGGCCCCGTCCTGGCGGTGCTGCTCGGCCCCGTCGAAGGCATCTTGGTGGTCAACGTGTTGGCGTTCATCAACGCGGCCCTGACCACCCTGACGGTCCGCAAAAACGTCGACTGGAAGAAATTCGCGGTCATCGCCGGGGCGCTGATCGTCGGCATCGTGCCCGGCGCCTGGCTCGTGACCTACACTTCGCCGGCCTGGCTGCAGATCCTCGTCGGAGTGCTGCTGCTGGTGGCGCTGTCGGTGACCACCTTCGGGCAACGCCACGTCCCGCAGGTCGACGGAAGGGCGCCGGCCGCGGTGGCCGGCGCCGTGGGCGGTTTCATGAACACGCTCGCCGGCATCGCCGGGCCCGCGATCACCGTCTACGCCCAGGCCGCCCGGTGGGAGCAGCGTACCTACGCCGCTACCCTCCAGCCGATCTTCATGGTCGCCGGGGCGCTGTCGTTTCTGGCCAAAATAGCGATGGGCGCCGGCGATCTCGCCGGCACGGACTGGCTGATCTGGCCCATCGGCGTCGTGGCGATGCTCGTCGGCCTCGGGCTGGGCACGGCGACCGCCGAGAAAATCGCCAGGGCCACCGCCCGCCGCATCGCCCTGTCTTTGGCGGTGCTCGGCGGCATCACCGCCATCGTGCGCGGCGTGATGGCGTTGAGCGGCGCCTGA